A region of Thermococcus piezophilus DNA encodes the following proteins:
- a CDS encoding metallophosphoesterase produces MDFFDAFERLSLELKTSMGKTLLLADAHMGFELSRGLRIRTHFEERLAEFIKERDPDLLILLGDVKEPIGLSFTMKRLLIGFFSELREVPTVITKGNHDGRIEEVARKFPNINVVDHLVIDGLLLLHGHTNLPEVEFVEAYLGHIHPACGIKGGRVLRKTKCFLRVEKFLILPSVNPYLEGFDAREGIKIVPFLRNAKKGKAFLPDGLYIGEVSFQ; encoded by the coding sequence ATGGACTTTTTCGATGCCTTCGAGAGGCTTTCACTCGAGCTTAAAACCTCAATGGGGAAGACCCTCCTCCTGGCCGATGCACACATGGGGTTTGAGCTTTCCCGCGGGTTGAGAATAAGGACTCACTTCGAAGAGAGGCTCGCCGAGTTCATAAAGGAGAGAGACCCTGACCTGCTGATACTCCTGGGAGATGTCAAAGAGCCCATTGGACTTAGTTTCACGATGAAGCGCCTGTTGATTGGGTTCTTTTCCGAGCTGAGAGAGGTTCCAACTGTAATAACCAAAGGCAATCACGACGGGCGCATAGAAGAAGTTGCCAGGAAGTTTCCAAACATCAATGTCGTTGACCACCTCGTCATTGACGGCCTCCTTTTACTCCACGGGCACACAAACCTGCCAGAGGTGGAGTTCGTTGAGGCCTACCTCGGCCACATACATCCCGCTTGTGGCATCAAGGGGGGTAGAGTCCTCAGAAAAACCAAATGTTTCTTGAGGGTGGAGAAGTTCCTAATCCTGCCCTCTGTAAATCCATACCTAGAGGGCTTTGACGCGAGGGAAGGTATTAAGATAGTCCCCTTCTTGAGAAATGCAAAGAAGGGAAAGGCTTTTTTACCCGACGGACTCTACATAGGCGAAGTTTCCTTCCAGTAG
- a CDS encoding nitrilase produces the protein MRVAYVQMEPKLLEPEKNYSKAERLIKEAAKEGAKLVVLPELFDTGYNFESRDEVESVAGQIPDGETTEFLVELSRDLEVFIVAGTAEKDEKGRLYNSAVIVGPIGWGYIGKYHKVHLFYREKLFFESGNLGFHVFNIGIVKVGVMICFDWFFPESARTLALKGAEIIAHPSNLVMPYAPRAMPIRALENRVYTITANRIGEERGLRFIGKSTIASPKAEVLAVGSGDREEIGVVEIDLNLTRDKRLNELNDIFKDRRPEFYFV, from the coding sequence ATGAGGGTCGCCTATGTCCAGATGGAGCCGAAGCTTTTGGAACCTGAGAAAAACTACTCCAAAGCGGAGAGGCTTATAAAAGAGGCCGCCAAGGAAGGGGCGAAGCTGGTGGTCCTCCCTGAGCTCTTCGACACCGGCTACAACTTTGAGAGCAGGGACGAGGTGGAGAGCGTCGCCGGCCAGATTCCGGACGGAGAAACCACTGAGTTTCTTGTTGAGCTTTCCAGGGATCTTGAGGTCTTCATCGTCGCGGGAACTGCAGAGAAAGATGAGAAAGGAAGGCTCTACAATTCCGCAGTAATAGTTGGCCCGATAGGCTGGGGCTATATCGGGAAGTACCACAAGGTTCACCTCTTCTACCGCGAGAAGCTCTTCTTCGAGTCCGGAAACCTCGGCTTCCACGTTTTCAATATCGGCATCGTAAAGGTCGGAGTTATGATATGCTTTGACTGGTTCTTCCCAGAATCGGCAAGAACGCTCGCTCTGAAGGGAGCGGAGATAATAGCCCACCCGAGCAACCTCGTTATGCCTTATGCGCCGAGGGCCATGCCAATCAGGGCCTTGGAGAATCGCGTTTACACTATAACCGCTAATCGCATAGGCGAGGAGCGGGGCCTTAGGTTCATAGGCAAGAGCACAATAGCCTCACCGAAGGCCGAAGTTTTGGCGGTAGGAAGTGGGGATAGGGAAGAGATTGGTGTCGTCGAGATTGACCTGAACCTCACCAGGGACAAGAGGCTCAATGAGCTCAACGACATATTCAAGGACAGGCGGCCCGAGTTTTATTTTGTATGA
- a CDS encoding multidrug transporter, with amino-acid sequence MRRLILPEVLLVIAVVVGFVAQAALLPANYVYEKSYVCPNHIQAEFIPANTSVTGYIRAEHPFSAYVIISDSGYFGEFDPSSAVMMWENVTAVELDFQAPGEDCYLVIKNGNTSQIVEIEFKAEH; translated from the coding sequence ATGAGGAGACTAATCCTCCCTGAAGTGTTGCTTGTGATTGCAGTGGTGGTTGGTTTTGTTGCACAGGCGGCACTCCTGCCGGCCAACTACGTTTATGAGAAAAGCTATGTTTGTCCCAATCACATCCAGGCCGAATTCATTCCAGCCAACACCTCCGTCACTGGGTACATCAGGGCAGAACATCCATTTTCGGCTTACGTGATTATCTCGGATTCTGGCTATTTTGGGGAGTTTGATCCTTCGAGTGCTGTGATGATGTGGGAGAATGTAACTGCAGTAGAGCTTGACTTCCAGGCTCCTGGGGAGGATTGTTACCTCGTCATAAAGAACGGAAATACAAGTCAGATAGTGGAGATAGAATTTAAAGCGGAGCACTGA
- a CDS encoding class I SAM-dependent methyltransferase, translated as MEELLPEEPRVLDFCAGTGIAGAATAKATNAPLLTVLDARNEDLKKARKWLEIAGISLELKLITGYVREVSKLVGEHGLALLWGLTMPHFDPFDAVRIFANVTLSLNEDGIFVIKETDRVYGILYNIGYKDFLVESKTEDHTIVSVHEGYNLKRGTSGGHTTSYRASRRLPKMGTGSGTLRRSWPSGAFSSGNGSSSQ; from the coding sequence ATGGAGGAACTCCTGCCGGAAGAGCCTAGAGTGCTCGACTTCTGCGCCGGTACGGGAATTGCCGGAGCGGCCACTGCCAAAGCCACTAATGCTCCCCTGCTGACGGTTCTGGACGCAAGGAATGAGGACCTTAAGAAGGCCAGGAAGTGGCTCGAGATAGCGGGGATAAGTCTAGAGCTTAAGCTCATCACTGGATATGTGAGGGAAGTTTCAAAGCTCGTAGGAGAGCACGGCCTGGCCTTACTCTGGGGACTCACAATGCCACACTTCGACCCCTTCGATGCCGTAAGAATATTCGCAAACGTTACCCTGAGCCTGAACGAAGATGGAATTTTCGTCATAAAAGAAACGGACAGGGTTTACGGAATCCTATACAATATAGGTTACAAAGACTTCCTCGTCGAATCTAAAACGGAGGACCACACCATAGTCTCAGTTCACGAAGGCTACAACCTCAAGAGGGGCACTTCAGGAGGACATACTACAAGCTACCGGGCTTCGAGAAGATTACCGAAGATGGGTACAGGCTCTGGGACGTTGCGTCGCAGCTGGCCATCGGGAGCGTTTTCTTCAGGGAATGGAAGCTCATCACAATAA
- a CDS encoding DUF1648 domain-containing protein has product MAEIGMLLLSLVLAAMILFNVRRDIFTITLLIGTFAVIWAGTYVAKRNYEIEDLSQEALEKPERERQIPEFNVRPYLTIHLAVLVIYFILTAFLWERIPDTVAIHFNLNGQPDGFADKVTGILAIPLLVWGFFFTMTYFAKSPLFTSRGFFILPNRSKRFAEFMTVLNMTTTPVYTIALLYNVVLIPGIYVSYAAFPVLAGMLFEICRLLSAK; this is encoded by the coding sequence ATGGCTGAAATCGGAATGCTCCTTCTCTCGCTCGTCCTTGCGGCTATGATACTCTTCAACGTCAGAAGGGACATTTTCACAATCACCCTTCTGATTGGAACCTTCGCCGTGATTTGGGCGGGCACTTATGTGGCGAAGAGAAATTACGAGATTGAAGATTTGAGCCAAGAAGCTCTGGAGAAGCCAGAGCGGGAAAGGCAAATACCCGAGTTCAACGTGAGGCCGTACCTCACCATCCATCTCGCGGTTCTGGTCATATACTTCATCCTCACCGCTTTTCTCTGGGAGAGAATTCCGGACACAGTTGCAATACACTTCAACCTGAACGGTCAGCCAGACGGCTTTGCGGACAAGGTCACTGGAATTCTCGCCATACCTCTGTTAGTGTGGGGATTCTTCTTTACAATGACGTACTTTGCCAAGAGCCCGCTCTTCACCAGCAGAGGATTCTTTATTCTGCCCAATAGGTCTAAGCGCTTCGCCGAGTTCATGACGGTACTGAACATGACCACAACACCCGTGTATACTATCGCGCTGCTCTACAACGTGGTCCTGATTCCTGGGATATACGTCAGCTACGCCGCTTTCCCGGTGCTGGCGGGGATGCTCTTTGAAATTTGCAGGCTTCTCTCGGCGAAGTGA
- a CDS encoding PadR family transcriptional regulator, whose amino-acid sequence MLGNKKERALKKLLKDLRSGLYSYLVLSLLEKREEMHGYAIRKELEKLSSGRLVPSEGTLYDLLKSLKKYGLVEDFWAEVGGRPRKYYRITDLGREVLTELRGEINEIVRIIERREQW is encoded by the coding sequence TTGCTTGGTAACAAAAAGGAAAGGGCACTCAAAAAGCTTCTCAAGGACTTACGCTCCGGTCTTTACTCCTATTTAGTCCTTTCTCTCTTAGAAAAGAGAGAAGAGATGCACGGATATGCGATAAGGAAAGAGCTTGAGAAGCTGAGCAGTGGAAGGCTTGTTCCGAGCGAGGGAACTCTCTACGACCTCCTCAAGAGCCTGAAGAAGTACGGACTCGTTGAGGACTTCTGGGCCGAGGTCGGCGGAAGGCCGAGGAAGTATTACAGAATTACGGATCTTGGAAGGGAAGTTCTAACCGAGCTGAGGGGTGAAATAAATGAGATAGTTCGAATAATAGAAAGGAGGGAGCAGTGGTGA
- a CDS encoding YbjQ family protein — translation MEDIIVVTTESVPGYRIVEIRGIARGGIVKATHLGRDIMAVFRNIKGGEVKEYTQMIAEAREEALKRMVLHAKELGANAVVNVRFATANVGSSVAEVYAYGTAVVMEKE, via the coding sequence ATGGAGGACATCATAGTAGTTACGACCGAAAGCGTGCCCGGATACAGAATAGTTGAGATCAGGGGAATAGCTAGGGGAGGAATAGTTAAGGCCACCCACCTGGGCAGGGACATAATGGCCGTTTTTAGAAACATAAAAGGTGGCGAAGTGAAAGAGTACACCCAGATGATAGCCGAGGCCAGGGAGGAGGCCCTGAAAAGGATGGTACTCCACGCCAAGGAGCTCGGAGCCAACGCCGTTGTAAACGTCCGCTTCGCAACTGCGAACGTCGGTTCTAGTGTTGCTGAGGTTTACGCCTACGGTACTGCGGTGGTCATGGAAAAGGAGTGA
- the dph2 gene encoding diphthamide biosynthesis enzyme Dph2: MHEIDEREILKVLGELKAKRVLIQTPEGLKHEAQFLADFLEENGIEAIISGDINYGACDPADREAKALGCDALIHLGHSYMKLNLEVPTLFVPAFAKVDVLPALEKNLDEIKKLGRKIALVTTAQHIHQLERAREFLENGGFEVLVGDGDGRVSWRGQVIGCNFTAAKVDADGVLFIGAGYFHPVGVALAVRKPTLAVNPYSRDAIWMNEEAEWIIRKRWAQIAKAYDVEKFGVVVSTKKGQLRLGEARRIIKLLREHGKYARLIAMNHISYPALEGFDFDAYVVVACPRVPIDDVENWRKPVLTPPEVELLLGLREDYEFDEIFGGKRDKNEPFGIALHGVRG, translated from the coding sequence ATGCACGAGATAGATGAGCGAGAGATATTGAAAGTACTTGGAGAGCTTAAAGCTAAGCGCGTTCTTATCCAGACTCCCGAGGGCCTCAAGCACGAGGCTCAGTTTCTGGCCGACTTTCTTGAAGAGAACGGGATAGAGGCAATAATAAGCGGCGACATCAACTATGGTGCCTGTGACCCTGCTGATAGGGAGGCGAAGGCCCTCGGTTGCGACGCGCTCATTCATCTCGGCCACAGCTACATGAAGCTCAACCTTGAGGTTCCCACCCTCTTTGTTCCAGCCTTTGCCAAAGTTGACGTTCTTCCTGCGCTGGAGAAGAATCTGGACGAGATTAAAAAGCTCGGGAGGAAGATAGCGCTCGTTACAACCGCCCAGCACATACACCAGCTGGAAAGGGCCAGGGAGTTCCTTGAAAATGGTGGCTTTGAAGTCCTCGTAGGTGATGGCGACGGAAGGGTAAGCTGGCGCGGCCAGGTTATCGGTTGCAACTTCACCGCCGCCAAAGTTGACGCCGATGGGGTGCTTTTCATTGGTGCTGGATACTTCCACCCGGTTGGAGTTGCCCTGGCAGTCAGGAAGCCCACCCTAGCGGTAAACCCCTACAGTAGGGATGCGATATGGATGAATGAAGAGGCCGAATGGATAATACGAAAGCGCTGGGCCCAGATAGCGAAGGCTTACGATGTGGAAAAGTTCGGTGTCGTTGTAAGCACCAAGAAGGGGCAGCTTCGTCTGGGGGAGGCGAGGAGAATAATTAAGCTCCTCCGCGAGCACGGGAAGTACGCGAGGCTCATAGCCATGAACCACATAAGCTATCCCGCTCTCGAAGGCTTTGACTTCGATGCCTATGTGGTAGTGGCCTGTCCAAGGGTGCCCATAGACGACGTCGAGAACTGGAGAAAGCCGGTTCTAACTCCACCTGAGGTGGAACTCCTCCTTGGCCTGCGCGAGGACTACGAGTTCGATGAAATCTTCGGGGGGAAGCGGGATAAGAACGAACCTTTTGGCATAGCCCTCCACGGGGTGAGAGGTTGA
- a CDS encoding METTL5 family protein has protein sequence MRKKHLAMILSRLKGFPQPKPELEQYRTPGDVAAELLWLAHSIGDIEGKVIADLGAGTGVLSAGACLMGAERVYAVEIDGKALRIARENVESLSLENCVEFVNFDVSDFALRVDTVVMNPPFGSQVKHADRPFLMRAFGISDVVYSIHLAKPEVRRFIETFVRDAGFSITHRITIPFEIPAQFFFHRKRLERILVDIYRFERT, from the coding sequence TTGAGGAAAAAGCACCTTGCGATGATCCTTTCAAGGTTGAAAGGCTTTCCACAGCCGAAACCCGAATTGGAGCAGTACAGAACCCCAGGAGACGTTGCGGCAGAATTGCTCTGGCTGGCTCACTCCATTGGAGACATTGAAGGTAAAGTCATCGCGGATTTGGGTGCCGGGACTGGAGTTCTGAGTGCCGGCGCATGCCTGATGGGGGCTGAAAGAGTCTACGCCGTTGAAATCGACGGGAAGGCTTTAAGAATCGCCAGGGAGAACGTCGAATCTCTCAGCCTTGAGAACTGTGTTGAGTTCGTGAACTTTGACGTCTCGGATTTTGCCCTCCGTGTTGATACTGTGGTAATGAACCCTCCCTTTGGCAGCCAGGTGAAGCATGCCGACAGACCCTTTCTTATGAGGGCCTTTGGGATAAGTGACGTTGTCTATTCCATTCACCTCGCGAAGCCTGAGGTGAGAAGGTTCATTGAAACGTTCGTTAGAGATGCTGGTTTTTCAATAACTCATAGGATAACTATTCCTTTTGAGATTCCCGCCCAATTCTTCTTCCATCGAAAGAGACTGGAGAGGATTCTGGTCGATATTTACAGGTTCGAGAGGACTTAA
- a CDS encoding RsmB/NOP family class I SAM-dependent RNA methyltransferase has product MGKLKLSDRQLYALIEAVKLGEEIKPSQSAKRKAFAKYRIDGWENSKLTGIFYSIQRRLGLIDEIIEELVGVSPYILDPWLRTTLRVAVEVAVFRDPSEKTRRHLKGLAQFLSRRTHPFVGYYYYDLLPRVLEYVPQLDTEEKRLEWEYLFPEWFIHRVRELVGEEAEELLKALNETLPTSIRVNLLKASVDEVEDYLRNKEVRFERSERIETVLRILDPFNPKWLFNKGLAIPQEEAAAVASLVLAPELGETVVDLAAAPGGKTAHMAELMRNEGSIYAFDVDRARIKRMKEILRRAGVKIAEVIKADGRRAPEILGEEIADRVLLDAPCTSDGTIAKNPELRWRLREKNIPKVVSLQRELIESAWKLLKHGGRMLYSTCSMLPEENEELIEWFLGRHDDARLVPLKGPYDEGFLPGTMRAWPHRHRTISFFYALLEKKK; this is encoded by the coding sequence TTGGGGAAGCTCAAACTGAGCGATAGGCAGCTCTACGCGCTGATCGAGGCGGTAAAACTCGGTGAGGAGATCAAACCAAGCCAGAGTGCCAAGAGAAAGGCCTTCGCGAAATACCGAATCGATGGGTGGGAGAATTCGAAGCTTACCGGTATCTTCTATTCAATTCAGCGGAGGCTCGGCCTGATAGACGAGATAATCGAGGAGCTGGTCGGAGTTTCGCCCTACATCCTCGACCCCTGGCTGAGGACGACGCTTAGGGTTGCCGTGGAGGTTGCCGTCTTCAGGGACCCGAGCGAGAAGACTAGGAGGCATTTGAAGGGCCTCGCCCAGTTTCTCTCGAGAAGAACACATCCATTCGTGGGCTATTACTACTATGACCTTCTCCCGAGGGTTCTGGAATACGTCCCCCAGCTTGACACCGAGGAGAAACGCCTCGAATGGGAATACCTGTTTCCCGAGTGGTTTATCCACAGGGTGAGGGAGCTCGTTGGGGAGGAAGCAGAGGAACTTCTCAAGGCCCTTAACGAGACCCTGCCAACGAGCATAAGGGTGAATCTCCTCAAGGCGAGCGTGGATGAGGTCGAGGACTACCTGAGGAATAAGGAAGTGCGCTTCGAGAGGAGCGAGAGGATTGAGACCGTTCTGAGAATCCTTGACCCATTCAATCCTAAGTGGCTCTTCAACAAGGGGCTTGCTATACCACAGGAAGAGGCAGCAGCGGTCGCCTCGCTCGTTTTGGCTCCCGAACTCGGGGAAACGGTGGTCGATTTGGCGGCCGCTCCCGGAGGCAAGACCGCCCACATGGCTGAGCTTATGAGAAACGAAGGAAGCATTTATGCCTTCGACGTTGATAGAGCAAGGATAAAGCGCATGAAGGAAATTCTAAGGAGAGCTGGCGTTAAGATAGCTGAAGTAATCAAGGCCGACGGGAGGAGGGCTCCAGAAATCCTCGGGGAGGAGATAGCTGACAGAGTTCTTCTCGATGCCCCCTGCACGAGCGATGGAACCATAGCGAAAAATCCCGAGCTGAGATGGCGCCTCAGGGAGAAGAACATCCCTAAGGTCGTTTCCCTTCAGAGGGAGCTCATCGAGAGCGCCTGGAAGCTGTTGAAACATGGAGGAAGGATGCTCTACTCAACCTGCTCGATGCTGCCAGAGGAGAACGAAGAGCTAATTGAATGGTTCCTGGGGAGGCACGATGATGCCCGTTTGGTTCCCCTGAAGGGCCCCTATGATGAGGGATTCCTGCCCGGAACGATGAGGGCCTGGCCCCATAGGCACAGGACGATAAGCTTCTTCTATGCCCTGCTAGAAAAGAAGAAGTAG
- a CDS encoding mechanosensitive ion channel family protein has protein sequence MANLTDNTTTTLPTGLEKPILAGITLETAIKAVVILVAMIILGRTLRKIIIRESKETSLTWIINEDTADIVFRMFVLGGITWSLFEIGLMAYPILRTTVGNITFAVGFFYFAYLIARKSKDYFIMSAGRRPSPDVQIKAKIFYYTFITVAFFLSLNFAGVSTQLSALLAAAGITGIVLGFSAQTVVSNFISGLFMYFDKPLNIGDPVKIGELGGVVEDIRILSTRIRAWDGTLIRIPNEKLFNSNIINLQGYPARRVDVRIGIAYSADIEKAIEVIRETLDKMPLVLAEPEPLIFVEDLGDNAVILSIRAWAPSEKWFNVKTELISKVKKALDEAGIEIPFPQRVNWFAEPLRIKLEKET, from the coding sequence ATGGCAAACTTAACGGATAATACCACCACAACTCTCCCCACTGGCCTGGAGAAACCAATACTGGCTGGGATAACATTAGAAACGGCCATCAAGGCAGTTGTTATCCTAGTTGCCATGATAATCCTTGGAAGGACCCTCAGAAAAATCATAATCAGGGAATCAAAGGAGACCAGCCTCACGTGGATAATCAACGAGGACACCGCTGATATAGTGTTCCGCATGTTCGTCCTTGGGGGAATAACATGGTCCCTCTTTGAGATTGGTTTAATGGCTTACCCGATATTGCGGACGACGGTCGGGAACATAACCTTCGCGGTCGGCTTCTTTTACTTCGCCTACTTAATAGCCAGGAAGTCCAAGGATTACTTCATCATGAGCGCGGGCAGGAGGCCCTCCCCAGACGTGCAGATAAAGGCCAAGATATTCTACTATACCTTCATCACCGTGGCGTTCTTTTTGAGTCTCAACTTTGCAGGAGTCAGCACTCAACTGAGCGCCCTTCTCGCCGCGGCGGGAATAACAGGTATCGTCCTCGGTTTTTCAGCCCAGACTGTAGTTTCGAACTTCATCTCCGGACTCTTCATGTACTTCGATAAGCCCCTTAACATCGGCGACCCAGTGAAAATAGGCGAGCTCGGGGGCGTTGTGGAGGACATAAGAATCCTGTCGACTCGGATTCGGGCCTGGGACGGCACCCTTATCAGAATTCCAAACGAAAAGCTCTTCAACAGCAACATAATCAACCTCCAGGGGTACCCCGCCAGAAGGGTGGACGTAAGGATCGGCATAGCCTACAGTGCAGACATCGAAAAGGCCATCGAGGTGATAAGGGAAACCCTCGACAAGATGCCCCTGGTCCTGGCGGAACCAGAGCCCCTCATTTTCGTTGAAGACCTTGGGGACAACGCGGTTATACTCTCGATCCGGGCATGGGCTCCGAGTGAGAAATGGTTCAACGTCAAAACGGAGCTGATATCAAAAGTGAAGAAGGCCCTTGACGAGGCCGGCATAGAGATACCCTTCCCGCAGCGCGTTAATTGGTTCGCAGAGCCGCTGAGGATAAAACTCGAAAAGGAGACCTGA
- a CDS encoding DUF432 domain-containing protein encodes MFGEHELKTQFIKILNKKIHLVEMPGDKILYKRDNVRVLIKRGKGAFNVLPSPATGYGVKFLMVKFSSRLSIPPKERLTGYLSTPIDIEVKSGDVMIDRFVIGREKYALYGQDNVGVIARYHVSEFLERTPDELGVIKLVINNPTDEWKLVDKIVIPIRNSVMFYSPERAYYPLVILTTKEPYEVNNTGNPPDGTLKATHRAEPLPNFKMRW; translated from the coding sequence ATGTTTGGAGAGCACGAGCTCAAAACGCAGTTCATCAAAATCCTCAACAAAAAAATACACCTCGTAGAGATGCCCGGGGATAAAATCCTCTACAAGCGGGACAATGTTCGGGTTCTGATAAAACGGGGCAAAGGGGCGTTTAATGTACTCCCCTCACCTGCCACGGGCTATGGAGTCAAGTTTCTCATGGTGAAGTTCTCGTCCAGATTATCCATTCCACCCAAGGAGAGGCTCACAGGCTACCTATCCACTCCAATAGATATAGAAGTCAAAAGTGGAGACGTTATGATAGACCGCTTCGTGATCGGTAGGGAGAAGTACGCGCTCTACGGCCAGGATAACGTAGGTGTAATAGCGCGCTATCATGTGAGCGAGTTTCTCGAGAGAACACCCGATGAGCTCGGTGTTATAAAGCTCGTGATAAACAATCCAACCGACGAGTGGAAGCTCGTCGATAAGATCGTCATCCCGATAAGGAACAGCGTCATGTTCTACTCCCCGGAGAGGGCATACTACCCGCTCGTAATACTGACAACCAAAGAGCCCTATGAGGTCAACAACACTGGAAACCCGCCCGATGGAACATTGAAGGCCACCCACAGGGCAGAACCGCTACCAAACTTCAAGATGAGGTGGTGA